A genomic region of bacterium contains the following coding sequences:
- a CDS encoding type II toxin-antitoxin system VapC family toxin has translation MRVGNIKMIIDASVALSWVIPGENSELADQIKASILSHGAIVPQLWIYEIGNALLMSVRHKRIKKSSLFGIYQALQTLPIEVEIAPPPGGHLEVLRLASESELTVYDATYLELAIRKALPLATFDKSLQVAVRKYNLEL, from the coding sequence GTGAGGGTAGGAAATATTAAAATGATTATCGATGCTTCAGTAGCGTTGAGCTGGGTGATTCCTGGAGAAAATTCAGAATTAGCGGACCAAATCAAAGCATCAATTTTATCTCATGGCGCAATTGTGCCTCAACTTTGGATCTATGAAATCGGAAATGCCTTGTTGATGTCAGTGCGTCACAAGAGAATTAAGAAATCGAGTTTATTTGGGATTTATCAGGCCTTGCAAACACTGCCAATCGAGGTTGAAATTGCCCCTCCTCCGGGAGGACATTTAGAGGTCTTACGGTTGGCGAGTGAAAGCGAACTAACAGTCTATGATGCGACATACCTAGAGTTGGCAATTCGCAAAGCACTACCTCTAGCTACGTTCGATAAGTCGCTGCAAGTAGCGGTCCGCAAATACAATCTTGAATTGTAG
- a CDS encoding HlyC/CorC family transporter: protein MDDPSSIISNIILVFILVAVNGFFVAAEFAMVRARQIRIQTPEFQKKFGASAALALVSDLDNSLSATQLGITITSLVLGWWGEQTFHGMFASLFGNMHSDFLSHGLSIFLSMAIITYLHVVLGELVAKSVAIRFPETLLRILAPLTLLFCKICRPAMLILNGSASLILRTFGISAAPSHDTVHSSSELHMIISESTRSGVLDKDEEQMIKGMLVFSETVAREIMTPRTEMVTIAEDAALTTVAGIVLKSGFSRIPVVGESVDHVLGVVLVKDVLIALGDSNREHLNLKSIMRDILFVPGTKRIDELLREFKKKKIHIAIVLDEHGGVDGLVTLEDVIEEIFGDIFDESDEPLKEIIQRPGGEVIIDGGVLVADLNHRLGIHLPEGEYDTIAGLFYSFLGRVPTLDDELVFYSDGEVVPLSAAEKAEHIDTEADADDRVVIARMSVLKVIGHRIETVRLLQSAKA from the coding sequence ATGGACGATCCCTCAAGTATTATTTCCAATATTATTCTAGTTTTTATACTGGTTGCAGTGAATGGCTTTTTTGTTGCCGCAGAGTTTGCCATGGTGCGCGCACGCCAGATTCGCATCCAAACTCCTGAATTCCAAAAAAAATTCGGTGCAAGTGCTGCCTTAGCATTGGTTTCTGACTTGGATAATAGTTTATCGGCAACACAGCTAGGCATTACAATTACTAGCCTTGTCTTAGGGTGGTGGGGTGAGCAAACCTTCCATGGGATGTTTGCCAGCCTCTTTGGCAACATGCATTCTGATTTCTTGTCACATGGTCTTTCAATCTTTCTATCAATGGCAATTATTACCTACTTGCACGTTGTGCTCGGAGAGCTTGTAGCAAAGTCAGTTGCAATTCGTTTTCCGGAAACGCTCTTAAGGATACTTGCACCGTTAACTTTATTATTTTGTAAAATCTGCCGCCCGGCGATGTTAATTTTAAACGGTTCAGCTTCGCTAATCCTTAGAACTTTTGGAATTTCTGCAGCTCCATCCCACGATACCGTGCACTCCTCGTCTGAACTACACATGATTATCTCTGAGAGCACTCGCTCGGGAGTATTGGATAAGGATGAAGAACAAATGATTAAGGGCATGCTGGTTTTTTCTGAAACAGTTGCTCGCGAGATTATGACTCCACGCACAGAAATGGTGACAATCGCTGAGGATGCAGCACTAACTACAGTTGCAGGCATTGTGCTCAAATCTGGCTTTTCCAGAATCCCCGTGGTTGGGGAGAGTGTCGATCATGTGCTCGGCGTTGTGCTCGTCAAGGACGTACTGATTGCCCTTGGTGATTCAAATCGCGAACACCTTAATCTCAAATCGATCATGCGCGATATATTGTTTGTGCCTGGGACAAAACGCATTGACGAGTTATTGCGTGAGTTTAAAAAGAAAAAAATCCACATTGCAATTGTTTTGGATGAGCACGGTGGGGTAGACGGCTTAGTTACGCTTGAAGATGTCATTGAAGAAATTTTTGGCGATATCTTTGATGAGTCAGACGAGCCTTTAAAAGAAATAATCCAGCGTCCGGGTGGGGAAGTAATTATCGACGGAGGGGTCTTGGTTGCTGATTTAAATCATCGACTCGGAATTCATCTACCTGAAGGCGAGTATGATACGATTGCCGGGCTTTTTTATAGTTTCCTTGGTCGTGTACCGACCTTAGACGATGAGTTAGTATTCTATTCTGATGGTGAGGTCGTGCCACTTTCCGCCGCGGAAAAAGCGGAGCACATTGATACTGAAGCTGACGCAGACGACCGCGTAGTGATTGCACGAATGTCAGTGCTCAAAGTGATCGGGCATAGGATTGAGACTGTGCGCCTCTTGCAATCTGCTAAAGCTTAA
- the fbp gene encoding class 1 fructose-bisphosphatase: MTTAFEAPKTLDQFILDEETKHPGASGQFSSLIGSIALAAKIIARAVSRAGLTSLTGLAGKTNVQGEEVQKLDEYADSVFDLVLGRTGHFSSFVSEEREEVFKATSGSKDSGYVVAYDPLDGSSNIDTNIAIGSIWGIYKRIARGSDTDTHDFLQQTRKQVAAGYVVYGSSCMFVYTTGTGVHGFTLDYEIGEFVLTHPNMQMPQSGKSYSCNQGNYVNWDEDVKKYIDYVSAEGEGRPFSHRYVGSLVADFHRIMLKGGIFLYPSDKKNKNGKLRLLYECAPLALIAEQAGGKATNGAKNILDVIPTTVHERSPLIIGSAHEVERLQTFKLSA; encoded by the coding sequence ATGACTACAGCTTTTGAAGCACCAAAAACACTAGATCAATTTATTCTCGATGAAGAAACAAAGCACCCCGGAGCCTCGGGGCAGTTTTCCTCATTAATTGGATCAATTGCACTTGCCGCAAAAATTATTGCCCGTGCAGTGTCACGTGCCGGGCTGACATCGCTTACAGGACTGGCCGGGAAGACCAACGTCCAGGGCGAAGAAGTGCAAAAGTTAGATGAATATGCAGATTCAGTCTTTGACCTTGTGCTCGGACGCACCGGACACTTCTCTTCGTTTGTTTCTGAGGAGCGCGAAGAAGTTTTTAAAGCCACAAGTGGCAGTAAAGATTCGGGCTACGTTGTTGCTTATGATCCTCTTGATGGGTCATCAAATATTGATACGAATATTGCGATTGGATCAATTTGGGGAATTTATAAACGCATCGCCCGTGGATCCGATACCGATACGCACGATTTTCTACAACAAACAAGAAAACAAGTTGCCGCAGGCTATGTCGTTTACGGATCAAGCTGCATGTTTGTTTATACGACGGGAACAGGTGTGCACGGATTTACCCTCGATTATGAGATCGGAGAATTTGTGCTCACGCATCCAAACATGCAAATGCCACAGTCCGGAAAATCTTACAGTTGCAACCAGGGAAATTATGTCAATTGGGATGAGGACGTGAAGAAATATATTGATTATGTTTCAGCTGAAGGGGAGGGGCGACCTTTCTCGCATCGCTACGTCGGCTCACTTGTCGCTGATTTCCATCGGATTATGCTTAAAGGTGGGATTTTCCTTTATCCATCAGACAAGAAAAACAAAAACGGCAAGCTGCGCTTGCTTTATGAATGCGCCCCACTGGCCTTGATTGCTGAGCAGGCTGGGGGAAAAGCAACTAATGGCGCAAAAAACATTCTTGATGTTATACCTACAACTGTTCATGAGCGCAGCCCCTTAATTATCGGCTCAGCTCATGAAGTAGAGCGATTACAAACTTTTAAACTGAGCGCCTAG
- a CDS encoding HU family DNA-binding protein, with product MKKLVILSLIYCYVGPAAAESNLAAQLRKAQPMSSQDAETLIDQVFSAVRSELKEGREVKLQGFGKFHIQERQARTARNPRTGEPVQVPAKRYARFQASEALKDSLNPIVSIAAESPKADETTKSALETKAATGKSK from the coding sequence ATGAAAAAACTAGTTATTCTTAGTCTTATTTATTGTTATGTTGGACCTGCTGCAGCTGAAAGTAATTTAGCGGCACAGCTTCGCAAAGCTCAGCCAATGTCTAGTCAAGATGCGGAAACGCTGATTGATCAGGTTTTTAGTGCTGTGCGAAGCGAGCTTAAGGAAGGCCGTGAAGTTAAGCTTCAGGGCTTTGGTAAGTTTCATATTCAAGAGCGACAAGCCCGTACCGCACGTAACCCCCGCACTGGCGAGCCAGTACAGGTTCCAGCCAAGCGTTACGCACGCTTTCAAGCTAGTGAAGCGCTTAAGGATTCACTAAATCCGATTGTCAGTATTGCTGCAGAGAGTCCAAAGGCAGATGAGACAACTAAGTCTGCACTAGAAACTAAAGCCGCAACTGGGAAAAGTAAATAA
- a CDS encoding respiratory nitrate reductase subunit gamma has translation MLRYRIIMAGCSNCLSNYLFDPETATREIFWNISSPINKLALYGLLAIATVVFAIGIIGRIQLWANGTREPFYQFNPKLACKRLLNSVFLQKRISREKRAGTFHAFVYLGFLALLFATTVVFIDEDLGIKIFRGRFYLLTSWCADVLGFIFLVGVVLFWQRRIKEKPPGLDSTFKDYFMLVLLAILLVQGFLLEGLRIRATNDAWAIYSPIGLLVAKFFWGLPPSIVTALHFITWWVHAITFFIFFAVLPYTKFLHIISSSANLILSKQARPKGALNYPGDMDKILEAAAESETGDFKFGIETIRDLSWKNRLALDACTACGRCQDVCPAYNSGKVLSPKWLILDSRNHLLKLESKNELDEIAPQQSFLANLRRYNQKLLSKFFLPQLDDLRPSDRGPNLLSQNSALAIGISPQAKLAGEVMDEDVFWSCTTCRACEEACPVGIEHLSLITDVRRNLTLVQGSLPSEAQSSLKAIELRGNPFGPAEERFNWAEGLNVPVVAAGQEVEVLYWVGCISAYDRRKQSIARSMVKILNASGLKWGVLGERECCTGDPARRLGEENLYQSQAKQALDVLQSIQVQTIVANCPHCFHALKNEYPDLRPSWATNQIEIIHHSQFVQELIKNAKLTIREQDLGSVTFHDPCYLGRYNDRYEEPRDVLVQLGGKNTEMQDHHRKSKCCGAGGGHFWMDLKVGERVNVQRMTQALETGAKTVATACPFCMHMLEDGAKLKDLAGEITIKDIAELVAERL, from the coding sequence ATGCTTAGATATCGAATAATTATGGCTGGCTGCTCAAATTGTCTATCAAATTATCTCTTCGATCCTGAAACCGCGACGCGCGAGATTTTCTGGAACATTAGTTCACCGATCAACAAACTTGCCCTCTATGGATTACTTGCAATCGCCACAGTCGTTTTTGCAATCGGAATAATCGGCCGCATTCAACTCTGGGCCAATGGAACTCGGGAACCATTTTATCAATTCAACCCGAAGCTAGCCTGCAAGCGCCTGCTTAATTCAGTGTTCCTCCAGAAGCGTATAAGTCGCGAGAAACGCGCTGGAACATTTCACGCCTTTGTCTATCTTGGATTTCTTGCATTACTTTTCGCGACAACAGTTGTTTTTATCGATGAAGACCTGGGAATAAAAATTTTCCGGGGCAGATTTTATTTGCTGACCTCGTGGTGCGCTGACGTCTTAGGTTTTATTTTTCTTGTTGGCGTAGTGCTCTTTTGGCAAAGACGCATCAAAGAAAAACCTCCGGGACTTGATTCCACTTTTAAAGATTATTTTATGCTGGTATTACTGGCGATCTTACTGGTGCAGGGATTTTTGCTTGAAGGATTAAGGATTCGCGCCACAAACGACGCTTGGGCGATTTACTCCCCAATTGGACTGCTCGTTGCCAAGTTTTTCTGGGGCTTGCCGCCAAGCATTGTCACGGCGCTACATTTTATCACCTGGTGGGTGCATGCAATTACGTTTTTTATATTTTTTGCAGTTTTACCTTACACAAAATTCCTACACATTATCTCCAGCAGCGCCAATTTGATCCTCTCCAAGCAAGCACGGCCAAAAGGCGCCTTGAATTACCCGGGTGATATGGACAAAATTCTTGAAGCTGCAGCCGAGAGTGAAACAGGTGACTTTAAATTTGGCATTGAAACAATCCGGGATCTCTCCTGGAAAAATCGTCTCGCCCTTGACGCCTGTACTGCCTGCGGTCGCTGCCAAGATGTTTGCCCAGCTTACAATTCGGGCAAGGTGCTCTCACCAAAGTGGTTGATACTTGATTCGAGAAATCACTTACTTAAACTCGAAAGTAAAAATGAGCTTGACGAAATTGCTCCCCAGCAAAGCTTTCTAGCCAATCTCAGAAGATACAATCAAAAACTTTTAAGTAAATTTTTCCTGCCACAACTGGATGACTTACGTCCAAGCGATCGCGGACCTAATCTACTCAGCCAAAATTCGGCGCTAGCAATCGGCATTTCTCCACAAGCAAAACTCGCCGGGGAAGTAATGGACGAAGACGTTTTTTGGTCCTGCACAACGTGTCGCGCTTGCGAAGAAGCTTGTCCCGTAGGAATTGAGCATCTCAGTTTAATCACAGATGTGCGCCGCAACCTGACGCTTGTGCAGGGAAGTCTGCCCAGCGAGGCTCAATCAAGCCTAAAAGCAATTGAGCTTCGAGGTAATCCATTTGGACCAGCTGAGGAGCGATTTAACTGGGCCGAAGGCCTTAACGTTCCTGTCGTTGCCGCAGGTCAAGAGGTTGAGGTGCTCTATTGGGTTGGTTGCATTTCAGCATACGACAGACGCAAACAATCCATTGCGCGCTCGATGGTAAAAATCTTAAATGCCAGTGGCCTCAAGTGGGGAGTTTTGGGTGAACGGGAGTGTTGCACTGGTGACCCAGCGAGACGGCTCGGAGAAGAAAATTTATATCAATCACAAGCTAAGCAAGCACTCGACGTGCTTCAATCTATCCAAGTCCAGACGATTGTCGCGAATTGTCCACATTGCTTCCATGCTCTCAAAAATGAATACCCTGACTTACGTCCATCCTGGGCAACAAACCAAATTGAAATTATTCATCACAGTCAATTCGTTCAAGAGTTAATTAAGAACGCAAAGCTGACAATCCGTGAGCAAGATCTTGGTTCAGTAACTTTTCATGACCCCTGCTATCTTGGGCGTTACAACGATCGTTACGAAGAACCGCGGGATGTTTTAGTGCAGCTTGGCGGCAAGAATACTGAAATGCAAGATCATCATCGTAAATCAAAGTGCTGCGGTGCTGGCGGTGGTCATTTCTGGATGGATCTCAAAGTTGGTGAGCGCGTTAATGTTCAACGCATGACGCAAGCACTAGAAACTGGAGCAAAAACAGTAGCAACAGCTTGCCCGTTTTGTATGCACATGCTTGAGGATGGCGCAAAACTTAAAGACTTAGCAGGCGAGATTACGATTAAAGATATTGCCGAGCTTGTCGCTGAGCGACTTTAA
- a CDS encoding type II toxin-antitoxin system prevent-host-death family antitoxin, with translation MKQLVVGTFEAKTKLSEFLDRIQSGREEIVITRRGKKIAKLVPYEDLNEKSKAATQASQLLSQIKAELKSQGVYVSTADLCSLVREGRKY, from the coding sequence ATGAAGCAATTGGTGGTTGGAACCTTCGAGGCAAAAACAAAACTTAGTGAATTTTTAGATCGCATCCAATCTGGCAGGGAGGAAATCGTGATCACTCGCAGAGGAAAGAAAATTGCAAAATTAGTTCCCTATGAGGATCTTAACGAAAAGTCTAAGGCTGCCACTCAGGCCAGTCAGTTATTAAGTCAAATAAAAGCAGAGCTTAAAAGCCAAGGAGTTTACGTTTCAACTGCAGATCTCTGCAGCTTAGTGCGTGAGGGTAGGAAATATTAA
- a CDS encoding GNAT family N-acetyltransferase, producing MKAIKIASLKIEELPEVLELLRGLAEFEKLLDQFEVTLESLREQFFCEKPVAKMLVGRVDDEIKGYAIYFNNFSSFRCKPGMYLEDLYVDPNTRGLGLGKALLKEVARIAQAQGCVRYEWVVLDWNTKAQEFYESLGAKPLNDWIVYRMEEAAISSLAEGK from the coding sequence ATGAAAGCAATTAAGATCGCTAGTTTGAAAATCGAGGAACTACCAGAGGTTCTGGAGTTATTACGCGGCCTTGCAGAGTTCGAGAAACTTCTTGATCAGTTTGAGGTCACGCTTGAATCCTTGCGCGAACAATTTTTTTGCGAAAAACCAGTTGCTAAGATGCTAGTCGGTAGAGTTGACGACGAAATTAAAGGTTACGCGATTTACTTTAATAACTTTTCTTCATTTCGCTGTAAGCCTGGGATGTATTTAGAAGATTTATATGTCGACCCAAATACTCGAGGGCTAGGCTTAGGTAAGGCACTCCTCAAGGAAGTTGCAAGAATCGCTCAAGCTCAAGGCTGCGTGCGCTACGAGTGGGTAGTGCTTGACTGGAACACAAAAGCGCAAGAATTTTATGAGTCACTAGGAGCCAAGCCTTTAAACGATTGGATAGTATACCGCATGGAGGAAGCAGCAATTTCAAGTTTGGCCGAAGGGAAATAG
- a CDS encoding PHP domain-containing protein, producing the protein MDYRGVFALARTNLSRNSVASKQAGASRTSLNAVQTALMQPNYKAAPSKAQLKLFRSQARERETEIKSHSKLLAMRLKNFLTPAPRGAKEYRIDLRIHTSASETFYAPQNVTAEEALVRIALVKSLDLIAITDCYSFSSVERIKLAAAGKKLTVIPGIDLRLAIQGCDDATFTAFFPENFSSQAQQSLLEALAVPASASGSRSYILTKSLEQVIEIVEAHQGRLIPSRFDQTPLRLQLVAMLVEKYGFRAFDLAHEESVEYFREFWPDGGFTFLFSSNAFNLAQVGSRDSTLKLLTPNFAGLARAIERK; encoded by the coding sequence ATGGATTATCGGGGGGTTTTCGCCTTGGCACGCACAAATTTATCAAGAAATTCAGTCGCTTCTAAGCAAGCTGGTGCTTCCAGAACCAGCCTCAATGCAGTTCAAACCGCACTCATGCAGCCGAACTATAAAGCTGCCCCTTCTAAAGCGCAGCTTAAGCTTTTTCGTTCACAAGCGCGTGAACGTGAGACAGAAATTAAAAGTCATTCGAAATTACTTGCGATGCGTTTGAAGAATTTTCTCACTCCAGCCCCGCGCGGAGCAAAGGAGTACAGAATCGATTTACGCATCCACACTTCAGCCTCAGAAACCTTTTATGCACCGCAAAATGTCACCGCCGAGGAAGCCCTTGTGCGCATTGCGCTTGTCAAGAGTTTGGACCTGATCGCAATTACCGATTGCTATAGTTTTAGTTCGGTTGAACGGATTAAATTGGCTGCGGCAGGCAAAAAATTAACCGTGATCCCAGGAATTGATTTAAGACTGGCAATCCAAGGATGCGATGACGCAACTTTTACGGCATTTTTCCCTGAGAATTTTTCAAGCCAAGCGCAACAGAGTTTGCTTGAGGCGCTAGCTGTGCCAGCGAGCGCAAGTGGATCGAGAAGCTACATCTTAACAAAATCTCTAGAGCAAGTGATTGAGATCGTTGAAGCACATCAAGGCAGATTGATTCCAAGTCGCTTTGACCAAACCCCGCTGCGCTTACAACTTGTGGCAATGCTTGTAGAAAAATACGGATTTAGGGCATTTGACCTTGCACATGAAGAAAGTGTTGAGTATTTCAGGGAATTTTGGCCTGATGGGGGGTTTACCTTTCTTTTCTCATCGAACGCATTTAACTTAGCTCAAGTTGGCAGTCGGGACTCAACTCTGAAACTCTTGACGCCAAACTTTGCAGGTTTAGCAAGGGCAATTGAGCGGAAATAA
- a CDS encoding DUF3617 family protein gives MKKIVITTCLGLILMANTAKANPAVEFPKLKAGQWEITTNMPGMPQPTRAQFCIDEATQQRMFDQSRQGMTGCEAPQYKQEGKSYIVNTKCNFSGQASTTKAKITFLNETTYTNEVDIQSAHGPMNMKSQGKYVGNCPAGMKPGDMRLVGMENVPGLNGMQFNMSDFAKQMGKDVGKIPAMPSVPAGN, from the coding sequence ATGAAAAAAATCGTGATCACAACTTGTTTAGGACTTATTTTAATGGCTAACACTGCAAAAGCTAATCCTGCCGTTGAGTTCCCGAAATTAAAAGCTGGGCAGTGGGAAATTACAACAAACATGCCAGGCATGCCACAGCCAACGCGTGCGCAGTTTTGCATTGATGAGGCTACACAGCAGCGAATGTTTGACCAATCAAGGCAAGGCATGACTGGCTGCGAAGCGCCGCAGTATAAGCAAGAAGGGAAATCCTATATTGTAAATACAAAGTGCAATTTTTCAGGACAAGCTTCGACGACCAAGGCAAAAATTACATTCTTGAATGAAACAACTTATACAAATGAAGTCGATATTCAATCTGCACATGGCCCGATGAATATGAAAAGCCAAGGCAAATATGTTGGTAATTGCCCTGCGGGGATGAAGCCTGGCGATATGCGGCTTGTTGGTATGGAAAATGTCCCGGGCTTAAACGGCATGCAGTTTAATATGAGTGATTTTGCCAAGCAGATGGGAAAAGATGTGGGGAAGATTCCTGCTATGCCGTCAGTGCCTGCTGGGAACTAA